A stretch of Vitis riparia cultivar Riparia Gloire de Montpellier isolate 1030 unplaced genomic scaffold, EGFV_Vit.rip_1.0 scaffold861_pilon_pilon, whole genome shotgun sequence DNA encodes these proteins:
- the LOC117910796 gene encoding uncharacterized protein LOC117910796, producing the protein MSYEIDKELNGDSMLMHKSTHIHCDSVETLTVDGENGPRFQNESLEGYKVHDWNMNKTAINEENHRMNTNPTNDKQVTQIGSFRTGSAQSAEILTMIDTNDGFIHDNPTIIEDVANERQNMMQQPIVSGISDDHLEDHQLYSSKKELQRKLYMMALKRKFEFKTTKSTTKLLFVECFDKECKWRIRATKLGISNMFQIMKFYSTHTFWLDMMSPDNRHASSWLIGESIRQTYQGAGCEFQPKDIVADIRKQYGVQISYDKAWRARELALGSIRGSHEESYNTLPSYCYVLEQKNPGTITDIVTDHDNQFKYFFMSIGASLVGFHTSIRLVVAVDGTFLKAKYLGTLFIAACKDSNNKIYPLAFGIGDSKNDASWEWFLQKLHDALGHIDDLFVISDRHGSVEKAIHKVFSHARHGVCTYHVGQNLKTKFKNPAIHKLFHDAAHAYRVSEFNFIFGQLEMIDPRATRYLMDIGVDRWAHSYSIGKRYNIMTTGIVESLNAMLKMLEIFRFCNWLKN; encoded by the coding sequence ATGTCTTATGAGATTGATAAAGAATTGAATGGGGACTCAATGTTGATGCATAAAAGTACACACATTCATTGTGATTCGGTTGAAACTCTTACTGTTGATGGGGAAAATGGACCAAGATTTCAAAATGAGTCACTTGAAGGGTATAAAGTTCATGATTGGAACATGAATAAGACTGCAATTAATGAGGAGAATCATAGGATGAATACTAACCCTACTAATGATAAGCAAGTGACCCAAATTGGCTCATTCAGAACTGGTTCAGCTCAGAGTGCAGAAATCTTGACCATGATTGATACAAATGATGGTTTCATACATGACAATCCCACTATAATTGAAGATGTAGCAAATGAAAGACAAAACATGATGCAACAACCTATAGTTAGTGGAATTAGTGATGACCATCTAGAAGACCACCAACTATACTCAAGTAAGAAAGAATTACAAAGGAAGTTGtatatgatggctctgaaaagaaagtttgagttcaaaacaactaaatccACTACTAAGTTATTGTTTgttgaatgttttgataaagaatGCAAGTGGCGAATTCGTGCTACCAAGTTGGGGATTTCCAAtatgtttcaaataatgaaattctaTTCAACACACACTTTTTGGTTAGATATGATGTCTCCTGACAATCGACATGCAAGTAGTTGGTTGATTGGTGAGAGTATAAGACAAACATATCAAGGGGCTGGTTGTGAATTTCAACCAAAAGACATTGTAGCAGACATTCGAAAGCAGTATGGCGTTCAAATCAGTTATGATAAGGCATGGAGAGCCAGAGAACTTGCTCTAGGTTCTATTAGGGGATCACATGAGGAGTCTTATAACACTTTACCATCATATTGCTATGTTTTAGAGCAAAAAAATCCTGGTACCATTACTGATATAGTTACTGATCatgataatcaattcaaatacttttttatgtCGATTGGTGCATCTCTTGTTGGGTTTCACACATCAATAAGGCTTGTGGTTGCAGTTGATGGGacatttttgaaagcaaagtaCTTGGGGACTTTATTTATTGCAGCGTGTAAAGATAGCAACAATAAGATATACCCTTTAGCCTTTGGGATTGGTGATTCAAAAAATGATGCCTCATGGGAGTGGTTTTTACAAAAACTGCATGATGCACTTGGAcacattgatgatttgtttgtgaTATCAGATCGACATGGTAGCGTTGAGAAAGCAATACATAAAGTATTTTCCCATGCGAGGCATGGTGTCTGCACTTATCACGTTGGacaaaatttgaagacaaaGTTCAAGAATCCTGCAATTCATAAGTTGTTCCATGATGCTGCCCATGCTTATCGTGTTTcagagtttaattttatatttgggcaACTAGAGATGATTGACCCAAGAGCAACAAGATATTTGATGGATATAGGAGTTGATCGATGGGCACATTCATATTCTATCGgaaaaagatataatatcatGACGACAGGGATCGTTGAAAGCCTTAATGCTATGTTGAAAATGTTAGAGATATTTCGATTTTGCAATTGGTTGAAGAATTGA